A DNA window from Rhinolophus sinicus isolate RSC01 linkage group LG10, ASM3656204v1, whole genome shotgun sequence contains the following coding sequences:
- the NEK4 gene encoding serine/threonine-protein kinase Nek4 isoform X4: protein MPLAAYCYLRVVGRGSYGEVTLVRHRRDGRQYVIKKLNLRNASSRERRAAEQEAQLLSQLKHPNIVTYKESWEGGDGLLYIVMGFCEGGDLYRKLKEQKGQLLPESQVVEWFVQIAMALQYLHEKHILHRDLKTQNVFLTRTNIIKVGDLGIARVLENHCDMASTLIGTPYYMSPELFSNKPYNYKSDVWALGCCVYEMATLKHAFNAKDMNSLVYRIIEGKDKDKGLSQEKHIVIGPLKTPANLKGHPCKPDMSSTTESLATISRVNIDILPTEGDLSGGLTQENEPRHLADSKELEGSSDDVTGERNDPVKTLQSLNKDQKPKDQDEVAGECITEKEDRIHPCLQPQRSGSEPSLSRQRRQKKREQTEHSGEEKQFQEAPPHLLPSLPTVGKVDVTSTQKNPENQSRMVTGCMSSLRSSEMSSSKDRPLSARERRRLKQSQEEILPSDPSMRRASLSAAGPGKPQEEGQPTPARWLSSGRSFAQEKKLTHCFSEEELSSSTSSTDKSDGDSREGKGHTNEMTDLVQLMTQTLKLDSKESCEDPPVPDPVSEFKLHRKYRDTLILHGKVAEETEDLHFKKLPLVIIPGSEKIRRIVEVLRADVIQGLGIQLLEQVYDLLEEEDELEREVHLREHMGEKYTSYSIKARQLKFFEENVNF, encoded by the exons TATGTTATCAAAAAATTGAACCTCCGAAATGCCTCCAGCCGAGAGCGGCGAGCTGCTGAACAGGAAGCCCAGCTGTTGTCTCAGCTGAAGCACCCCAATATTGTCACCTACAAGGAGTCATGGGAGGGAGGGGACGGTCTGCTATACATCGTCATGGGCTTCTGTGAAGGAGGTGATCTGTACCGAAAGCTTAAGGAGCAGAAAGGGCAGCTTCTGCCTGAGAGTCAGGTAGTGGAGTGGTTTGTTCAGATCGCCATGGCTCTGCAG tattTGCATGAAAAACACATCCTTCACCGAGATCTGAAAactcaaaatgtcttcctaaCAAGAACAAACATCATCAAAGTGGGTGACCTAGGAATTGCCCGAGTGTTAGAGAACCACTGTGATATGGCTAGCACTCTCATTGGCACACCCTATTACATGAGCCCTGAATTGTTCTCAAACAAACCCTATAACTATAAG tctgATGTTTGGGCTCTGGGATGCTGTGTTTATGAAATGGCCACCCTGAAGCATGCTTTCAATGCAAAAGACATGAATTCTTTAGTTTATCGGATTATTGAAGGAAAG GATAAAGACAAAGGTTTATCCCAAGAGAAACACATAGTCATCGGCCCCTTGAAGACACCTGCAAATCTGAAAGGCCACCCCTGTAAACCAGACATGAGCAGCACCACAGAATCACTAGCCACAATCAGTAGAGTGAATATTGACATCTTACCTACAGAAGGGGACTTGAGTGGTGGCTTAACTCAAGAAAATGAGCCAAGACACTTAGCTGACTCTAAGGAGCTAGAAG GGTCCTCTGATGATGTCACTGGGGAAAGGAATGACCCAGTGAAGACTCTGCAGTCCCTGAACAAAGACCAAAAGCCAAAGGACCAG gaTGAAGTTGCTGGTGAATGTATTACAGAAAAAGAGGACAGAATCCACCCATGTTTACAGCCACAGCGATCTGGGTCTGAGCCTTCCCTATCTCGACAGAGACGGCAGAAGAAAAGAGAGCAGACTGAGCACAGTGGGGAAGAGAAACAG TTCCAAGAGGCTCCTCCTCACCTTTTGCCTTCTCTTCCCACTGTTGGAAAAGTGGATGTCACATCAACCCAAAAGAATCCTGAAAACCAAAGTAGAATGGTCACTGGGTGCATGAGCAGTTTGAGGAGCAGTGAGATGTCATCATCAAAG GATCGACCTTTATCAGCAAGAGAGAGGAGGCGACTAAAGCAGTCACAGGAAGAGATACTCCCCTCAG ACCCTTCAATGAGGAGAGCTTCTCTGAGTGCAGCAGGGCCAGGAAAGCCACAAGAGGAAGGCCAGCCCACCCCTGCCCGATGGTTGTCTTCTGGCCGAAGCTTTGCTCAG GAAAAGAAACTCACCCACTGTTTCTCTGAGGAGGAGTTAAGTTCTTCTACAAGTTCAACAGATAAATCAGATGGGGATTCCAGGGAAGG gaaaggtCATACAAATGAAATGACTGATTTGGTACAATTGATGACTCAGACCCTAAAATTGGACTCTAAAGAGAGCTGTGAAGATCCcccagtgccagatccagtgtcAGAATTTAAACTTCATCGAAAGTATCGGGACACGCTGATACTTCATGGGAAAGTTGCAGAAGAGACAGAAGACCTCCATTTTAAAAAGCTACCCTTAG TTATCATACCAGGTTCTGAAAAGATCAGAAGAATAGTTGAAGTCTTGAGAGCTGATGTAATACAGGGCCTGGGAATTCAGCTTTTAGAGCAGGTGTATGATCTTTTGGAAGAGGAGGATGAATTGGAGAGAGAG
- the LOC109443640 gene encoding small ribosomal subunit protein uS17, with the protein MADIQTERAYQKQPTIFQNKKRVLLGETGKEKLSRYYKNIGLGFKTPKEATEGTYIDKKCPFTGNVSIRGHILSGVVTKMKMQRATVIRRNYLHYIRKYNRFEKRHRNMSVHLSPCFRDVQIGDIVTVGEHQPLSKTEHFNVLKVTKAAGTKKQFQKF; encoded by the coding sequence ATGGCAGACATTCAGACTGAGCGTGCCTACCAAAAGCAGCCAACCATCTTTCAAAATAAGAAGAGGGTCCTGCTTGGAGAAACTGGCAAAGAGAAGCTTTCGCGGTACTACAAGAACATTGGTCTGGGCTTTAAGACACCCAAGGAGGCCACTGAGGGCACCTACATTGACAAGAAATGCCCGTTTACTGGTAATGTCTCCATCCGAGGGCACATCCTATCTGGCGTAGTGACCAAGATGAAGATGCAGAGGGCCACTGTCATCCGCCGAAACTACCTCCACTACATTCGAAAGTACAACCGCTTTGAGAAGCGTCACAGGAACATGTCTGTGCACCTATCCCCCTGCTTCAGAGATGTCCAGATTGGTGACATTGTCACAGTGGGTGAGCACCAGCCCCTGAGCAAGACTGAGCACTTTAACGTGCTCAAGGTCACCAAGGCTGCAGGCACCAAGAAGCAATTCCAGAAATTCTGA
- the NEK4 gene encoding serine/threonine-protein kinase Nek4 isoform X1, translating to MPLAAYCYLRVVGRGSYGEVTLVRHRRDGRQYVIKKLNLRNASSRERRAAEQEAQLLSQLKHPNIVTYKESWEGGDGLLYIVMGFCEGGDLYRKLKEQKGQLLPESQVVEWFVQIAMALQYLHEKHILHRDLKTQNVFLTRTNIIKVGDLGIARVLENHCDMASTLIGTPYYMSPELFSNKPYNYKSDVWALGCCVYEMATLKHAFNAKDMNSLVYRIIEGKLPPMPKDYSPELAELIRTMLSKRPEERPSVRSILRQPYIKRQISLFLEATKAKTSKNNIKNGDPKSKPIASTVSEKAESSHEVVPPQPHSSQGSKTYVMDKDKGLSQEKHIVIGPLKTPANLKGHPCKPDMSSTTESLATISRVNIDILPTEGDLSGGLTQENEPRHLADSKELEGKCNISQVKERLQDNTKSSTRPGNLIPIGSSDDVTGERNDPVKTLQSLNKDQKPKDQDEVAGECITEKEDRIHPCLQPQRSGSEPSLSRQRRQKKREQTEHSGEEKQFQEAPPHLLPSLPTVGKVDVTSTQKNPENQSRMVTGCMSSLRSSEMSSSKDRPLSARERRRLKQSQEEILPSDPSMRRASLSAAGPGKPQEEGQPTPARWLSSGRSFAQEKKLTHCFSEEELSSSTSSTDKSDGDSREGKGHTNEMTDLVQLMTQTLKLDSKESCEDPPVPDPVSEFKLHRKYRDTLILHGKVAEETEDLHFKKLPLVIIPGSEKIRRIVEVLRADVIQGLGIQLLEQVYDLLEEEDELEREVHLREHMGEKYTSYSIKARQLKFFEENVNF from the exons TATGTTATCAAAAAATTGAACCTCCGAAATGCCTCCAGCCGAGAGCGGCGAGCTGCTGAACAGGAAGCCCAGCTGTTGTCTCAGCTGAAGCACCCCAATATTGTCACCTACAAGGAGTCATGGGAGGGAGGGGACGGTCTGCTATACATCGTCATGGGCTTCTGTGAAGGAGGTGATCTGTACCGAAAGCTTAAGGAGCAGAAAGGGCAGCTTCTGCCTGAGAGTCAGGTAGTGGAGTGGTTTGTTCAGATCGCCATGGCTCTGCAG tattTGCATGAAAAACACATCCTTCACCGAGATCTGAAAactcaaaatgtcttcctaaCAAGAACAAACATCATCAAAGTGGGTGACCTAGGAATTGCCCGAGTGTTAGAGAACCACTGTGATATGGCTAGCACTCTCATTGGCACACCCTATTACATGAGCCCTGAATTGTTCTCAAACAAACCCTATAACTATAAG tctgATGTTTGGGCTCTGGGATGCTGTGTTTATGAAATGGCCACCCTGAAGCATGCTTTCAATGCAAAAGACATGAATTCTTTAGTTTATCGGATTATTGAAGGAAAG cTGCCACCAATGCCGAAAGATTATAGCCCAGAGCTGGCAGAACTGATAAGAACAATGCTGAGCAAAAGGCCTGAAGAAAGACCCTCTGTGAGGAGCATCCTGAGGCAGCCTTACATAAAGCGCCAAATCTCCTTGTTTTTGGAGGCCACAAAGGC AAAAACctccaaaaataatattaaaaatggtgACCCTAAATCCAAGCCCATTGCTTCCACGGTTTCTGAAAAGGCTGAATCAAGTCATGAAGTAGTTCCCCCtcaaccacactcttctcagggCTCCAAGACATATGTAATG GATAAAGACAAAGGTTTATCCCAAGAGAAACACATAGTCATCGGCCCCTTGAAGACACCTGCAAATCTGAAAGGCCACCCCTGTAAACCAGACATGAGCAGCACCACAGAATCACTAGCCACAATCAGTAGAGTGAATATTGACATCTTACCTACAGAAGGGGACTTGAGTGGTGGCTTAACTCAAGAAAATGAGCCAAGACACTTAGCTGACTCTAAGGAGCTAGAAGGTAAATGCAATATTTCTCAAGTGAAAGAGAGGCTACAGGACAACACTAAGTCCAGCACTCGACCTGGAAACCTAATTCCTATAGGGTCCTCTGATGATGTCACTGGGGAAAGGAATGACCCAGTGAAGACTCTGCAGTCCCTGAACAAAGACCAAAAGCCAAAGGACCAG gaTGAAGTTGCTGGTGAATGTATTACAGAAAAAGAGGACAGAATCCACCCATGTTTACAGCCACAGCGATCTGGGTCTGAGCCTTCCCTATCTCGACAGAGACGGCAGAAGAAAAGAGAGCAGACTGAGCACAGTGGGGAAGAGAAACAG TTCCAAGAGGCTCCTCCTCACCTTTTGCCTTCTCTTCCCACTGTTGGAAAAGTGGATGTCACATCAACCCAAAAGAATCCTGAAAACCAAAGTAGAATGGTCACTGGGTGCATGAGCAGTTTGAGGAGCAGTGAGATGTCATCATCAAAG GATCGACCTTTATCAGCAAGAGAGAGGAGGCGACTAAAGCAGTCACAGGAAGAGATACTCCCCTCAG ACCCTTCAATGAGGAGAGCTTCTCTGAGTGCAGCAGGGCCAGGAAAGCCACAAGAGGAAGGCCAGCCCACCCCTGCCCGATGGTTGTCTTCTGGCCGAAGCTTTGCTCAG GAAAAGAAACTCACCCACTGTTTCTCTGAGGAGGAGTTAAGTTCTTCTACAAGTTCAACAGATAAATCAGATGGGGATTCCAGGGAAGG gaaaggtCATACAAATGAAATGACTGATTTGGTACAATTGATGACTCAGACCCTAAAATTGGACTCTAAAGAGAGCTGTGAAGATCCcccagtgccagatccagtgtcAGAATTTAAACTTCATCGAAAGTATCGGGACACGCTGATACTTCATGGGAAAGTTGCAGAAGAGACAGAAGACCTCCATTTTAAAAAGCTACCCTTAG TTATCATACCAGGTTCTGAAAAGATCAGAAGAATAGTTGAAGTCTTGAGAGCTGATGTAATACAGGGCCTGGGAATTCAGCTTTTAGAGCAGGTGTATGATCTTTTGGAAGAGGAGGATGAATTGGAGAGAGAG
- the NEK4 gene encoding serine/threonine-protein kinase Nek4 isoform X3, with product MPLAAYCYLRVVGRGSYGEVTLVRHRRDGRQYVIKKLNLRNASSRERRAAEQEAQLLSQLKHPNIVTYKESWEGGDGLLYIVMGFCEGGDLYRKLKEQKGQLLPESQVVEWFVQIAMALQYLHEKHILHRDLKTQNVFLTRTNIIKVGDLGIARVLENHCDMASTLIGTPYYMSPELFSNKPYNYKSDVWALGCCVYEMATLKHAFNAKDMNSLVYRIIEGKDKDKGLSQEKHIVIGPLKTPANLKGHPCKPDMSSTTESLATISRVNIDILPTEGDLSGGLTQENEPRHLADSKELEGKCNISQVKERLQDNTKSSTRPGNLIPIGSSDDVTGERNDPVKTLQSLNKDQKPKDQDEVAGECITEKEDRIHPCLQPQRSGSEPSLSRQRRQKKREQTEHSGEEKQFQEAPPHLLPSLPTVGKVDVTSTQKNPENQSRMVTGCMSSLRSSEMSSSKDRPLSARERRRLKQSQEEILPSDPSMRRASLSAAGPGKPQEEGQPTPARWLSSGRSFAQEKKLTHCFSEEELSSSTSSTDKSDGDSREGKGHTNEMTDLVQLMTQTLKLDSKESCEDPPVPDPVSEFKLHRKYRDTLILHGKVAEETEDLHFKKLPLVIIPGSEKIRRIVEVLRADVIQGLGIQLLEQVYDLLEEEDELEREVHLREHMGEKYTSYSIKARQLKFFEENVNF from the exons TATGTTATCAAAAAATTGAACCTCCGAAATGCCTCCAGCCGAGAGCGGCGAGCTGCTGAACAGGAAGCCCAGCTGTTGTCTCAGCTGAAGCACCCCAATATTGTCACCTACAAGGAGTCATGGGAGGGAGGGGACGGTCTGCTATACATCGTCATGGGCTTCTGTGAAGGAGGTGATCTGTACCGAAAGCTTAAGGAGCAGAAAGGGCAGCTTCTGCCTGAGAGTCAGGTAGTGGAGTGGTTTGTTCAGATCGCCATGGCTCTGCAG tattTGCATGAAAAACACATCCTTCACCGAGATCTGAAAactcaaaatgtcttcctaaCAAGAACAAACATCATCAAAGTGGGTGACCTAGGAATTGCCCGAGTGTTAGAGAACCACTGTGATATGGCTAGCACTCTCATTGGCACACCCTATTACATGAGCCCTGAATTGTTCTCAAACAAACCCTATAACTATAAG tctgATGTTTGGGCTCTGGGATGCTGTGTTTATGAAATGGCCACCCTGAAGCATGCTTTCAATGCAAAAGACATGAATTCTTTAGTTTATCGGATTATTGAAGGAAAG GATAAAGACAAAGGTTTATCCCAAGAGAAACACATAGTCATCGGCCCCTTGAAGACACCTGCAAATCTGAAAGGCCACCCCTGTAAACCAGACATGAGCAGCACCACAGAATCACTAGCCACAATCAGTAGAGTGAATATTGACATCTTACCTACAGAAGGGGACTTGAGTGGTGGCTTAACTCAAGAAAATGAGCCAAGACACTTAGCTGACTCTAAGGAGCTAGAAGGTAAATGCAATATTTCTCAAGTGAAAGAGAGGCTACAGGACAACACTAAGTCCAGCACTCGACCTGGAAACCTAATTCCTATAGGGTCCTCTGATGATGTCACTGGGGAAAGGAATGACCCAGTGAAGACTCTGCAGTCCCTGAACAAAGACCAAAAGCCAAAGGACCAG gaTGAAGTTGCTGGTGAATGTATTACAGAAAAAGAGGACAGAATCCACCCATGTTTACAGCCACAGCGATCTGGGTCTGAGCCTTCCCTATCTCGACAGAGACGGCAGAAGAAAAGAGAGCAGACTGAGCACAGTGGGGAAGAGAAACAG TTCCAAGAGGCTCCTCCTCACCTTTTGCCTTCTCTTCCCACTGTTGGAAAAGTGGATGTCACATCAACCCAAAAGAATCCTGAAAACCAAAGTAGAATGGTCACTGGGTGCATGAGCAGTTTGAGGAGCAGTGAGATGTCATCATCAAAG GATCGACCTTTATCAGCAAGAGAGAGGAGGCGACTAAAGCAGTCACAGGAAGAGATACTCCCCTCAG ACCCTTCAATGAGGAGAGCTTCTCTGAGTGCAGCAGGGCCAGGAAAGCCACAAGAGGAAGGCCAGCCCACCCCTGCCCGATGGTTGTCTTCTGGCCGAAGCTTTGCTCAG GAAAAGAAACTCACCCACTGTTTCTCTGAGGAGGAGTTAAGTTCTTCTACAAGTTCAACAGATAAATCAGATGGGGATTCCAGGGAAGG gaaaggtCATACAAATGAAATGACTGATTTGGTACAATTGATGACTCAGACCCTAAAATTGGACTCTAAAGAGAGCTGTGAAGATCCcccagtgccagatccagtgtcAGAATTTAAACTTCATCGAAAGTATCGGGACACGCTGATACTTCATGGGAAAGTTGCAGAAGAGACAGAAGACCTCCATTTTAAAAAGCTACCCTTAG TTATCATACCAGGTTCTGAAAAGATCAGAAGAATAGTTGAAGTCTTGAGAGCTGATGTAATACAGGGCCTGGGAATTCAGCTTTTAGAGCAGGTGTATGATCTTTTGGAAGAGGAGGATGAATTGGAGAGAGAG
- the NEK4 gene encoding serine/threonine-protein kinase Nek4 isoform X2 yields the protein MPLAAYCYLRVVGRGSYGEVTLVRHRRDGRQYVIKKLNLRNASSRERRAAEQEAQLLSQLKHPNIVTYKESWEGGDGLLYIVMGFCEGGDLYRKLKEQKGQLLPESQVVEWFVQIAMALQYLHEKHILHRDLKTQNVFLTRTNIIKVGDLGIARVLENHCDMASTLIGTPYYMSPELFSNKPYNYKSDVWALGCCVYEMATLKHAFNAKDMNSLVYRIIEGKLPPMPKDYSPELAELIRTMLSKRPEERPSVRSILRQPYIKRQISLFLEATKAKTSKNNIKNGDPKSKPIASTVSEKAESSHEVVPPQPHSSQGSKTYVMDKDKGLSQEKHIVIGPLKTPANLKGHPCKPDMSSTTESLATISRVNIDILPTEGDLSGGLTQENEPRHLADSKELEGSSDDVTGERNDPVKTLQSLNKDQKPKDQDEVAGECITEKEDRIHPCLQPQRSGSEPSLSRQRRQKKREQTEHSGEEKQFQEAPPHLLPSLPTVGKVDVTSTQKNPENQSRMVTGCMSSLRSSEMSSSKDRPLSARERRRLKQSQEEILPSDPSMRRASLSAAGPGKPQEEGQPTPARWLSSGRSFAQEKKLTHCFSEEELSSSTSSTDKSDGDSREGKGHTNEMTDLVQLMTQTLKLDSKESCEDPPVPDPVSEFKLHRKYRDTLILHGKVAEETEDLHFKKLPLVIIPGSEKIRRIVEVLRADVIQGLGIQLLEQVYDLLEEEDELEREVHLREHMGEKYTSYSIKARQLKFFEENVNF from the exons TATGTTATCAAAAAATTGAACCTCCGAAATGCCTCCAGCCGAGAGCGGCGAGCTGCTGAACAGGAAGCCCAGCTGTTGTCTCAGCTGAAGCACCCCAATATTGTCACCTACAAGGAGTCATGGGAGGGAGGGGACGGTCTGCTATACATCGTCATGGGCTTCTGTGAAGGAGGTGATCTGTACCGAAAGCTTAAGGAGCAGAAAGGGCAGCTTCTGCCTGAGAGTCAGGTAGTGGAGTGGTTTGTTCAGATCGCCATGGCTCTGCAG tattTGCATGAAAAACACATCCTTCACCGAGATCTGAAAactcaaaatgtcttcctaaCAAGAACAAACATCATCAAAGTGGGTGACCTAGGAATTGCCCGAGTGTTAGAGAACCACTGTGATATGGCTAGCACTCTCATTGGCACACCCTATTACATGAGCCCTGAATTGTTCTCAAACAAACCCTATAACTATAAG tctgATGTTTGGGCTCTGGGATGCTGTGTTTATGAAATGGCCACCCTGAAGCATGCTTTCAATGCAAAAGACATGAATTCTTTAGTTTATCGGATTATTGAAGGAAAG cTGCCACCAATGCCGAAAGATTATAGCCCAGAGCTGGCAGAACTGATAAGAACAATGCTGAGCAAAAGGCCTGAAGAAAGACCCTCTGTGAGGAGCATCCTGAGGCAGCCTTACATAAAGCGCCAAATCTCCTTGTTTTTGGAGGCCACAAAGGC AAAAACctccaaaaataatattaaaaatggtgACCCTAAATCCAAGCCCATTGCTTCCACGGTTTCTGAAAAGGCTGAATCAAGTCATGAAGTAGTTCCCCCtcaaccacactcttctcagggCTCCAAGACATATGTAATG GATAAAGACAAAGGTTTATCCCAAGAGAAACACATAGTCATCGGCCCCTTGAAGACACCTGCAAATCTGAAAGGCCACCCCTGTAAACCAGACATGAGCAGCACCACAGAATCACTAGCCACAATCAGTAGAGTGAATATTGACATCTTACCTACAGAAGGGGACTTGAGTGGTGGCTTAACTCAAGAAAATGAGCCAAGACACTTAGCTGACTCTAAGGAGCTAGAAG GGTCCTCTGATGATGTCACTGGGGAAAGGAATGACCCAGTGAAGACTCTGCAGTCCCTGAACAAAGACCAAAAGCCAAAGGACCAG gaTGAAGTTGCTGGTGAATGTATTACAGAAAAAGAGGACAGAATCCACCCATGTTTACAGCCACAGCGATCTGGGTCTGAGCCTTCCCTATCTCGACAGAGACGGCAGAAGAAAAGAGAGCAGACTGAGCACAGTGGGGAAGAGAAACAG TTCCAAGAGGCTCCTCCTCACCTTTTGCCTTCTCTTCCCACTGTTGGAAAAGTGGATGTCACATCAACCCAAAAGAATCCTGAAAACCAAAGTAGAATGGTCACTGGGTGCATGAGCAGTTTGAGGAGCAGTGAGATGTCATCATCAAAG GATCGACCTTTATCAGCAAGAGAGAGGAGGCGACTAAAGCAGTCACAGGAAGAGATACTCCCCTCAG ACCCTTCAATGAGGAGAGCTTCTCTGAGTGCAGCAGGGCCAGGAAAGCCACAAGAGGAAGGCCAGCCCACCCCTGCCCGATGGTTGTCTTCTGGCCGAAGCTTTGCTCAG GAAAAGAAACTCACCCACTGTTTCTCTGAGGAGGAGTTAAGTTCTTCTACAAGTTCAACAGATAAATCAGATGGGGATTCCAGGGAAGG gaaaggtCATACAAATGAAATGACTGATTTGGTACAATTGATGACTCAGACCCTAAAATTGGACTCTAAAGAGAGCTGTGAAGATCCcccagtgccagatccagtgtcAGAATTTAAACTTCATCGAAAGTATCGGGACACGCTGATACTTCATGGGAAAGTTGCAGAAGAGACAGAAGACCTCCATTTTAAAAAGCTACCCTTAG TTATCATACCAGGTTCTGAAAAGATCAGAAGAATAGTTGAAGTCTTGAGAGCTGATGTAATACAGGGCCTGGGAATTCAGCTTTTAGAGCAGGTGTATGATCTTTTGGAAGAGGAGGATGAATTGGAGAGAGAG